TGCACGAGCGGCTGGCGGTGATGCGCGAGATCGTCGTCGAGTCGCTGGCGGAGGTGCGCACGCTGTCGCACAACGTCCACCCGCGCGTGCTGGACGATCTGGGGCTGGTCGCGGCGCTGGAGTTCCTCGCGCGCCGGACGCGCGAGCAGAGCGGCGTCGAGACGCGCGTCGTCTCGGACGTGCGCGGCACGCTGCCGCCCCCGGTGGCGTCGGTGTTCTACCGCGTGGCGCAGGAGGCGCTGCGCAACGCGGTGCGCCACGGCGCGCCGTCGGACGTGCGCATCGGCCTCGTGGCGACGGACGGCGCGAGCGCGCTGCTGGAGGTCACGGACGACGGCGAGGGCTTCGACGTCGAGGCGGCCGAGCGGTCGCGCGAGGGGATGGGGCTGTTCGTGATGCGCGAGCGCGTGGCACTGATCGATGGACGGCTGGAGGTGGAGAGCCGCCCGGGGCAGGGCACGACGGTGCGCGCGCGCGTGCCGCTCGCGCCGGTGCCGGCGGCCGAGGTGGGCGCGTGACCGCGGGCGCGACGGCGCGCATCCGCGTGGTGCTGGCGGACGACCACGGCGTCGTGCGGCTCGGGCTGCGCACGCTGCTGAGCGCCGCGCCGGACGTCGAGGTCGTGGGCGAGGCCTCGGACGGGCACGAGGTGCTGGTGCTGTGCGAGCGGCTGGCGCCGGACATCGTCGTCATGGATCTCTCGATGAGCGGCATGGACGGCGTGACCGCGACGCGCGAGCTCGCGCGCCGGCGCGGGCCGGCCGGCACGACCCCGCGCGTGCTCGTGCTGACGATGCACGACGAGGAGGAGTACCTGATCCCGCTGCTGGAGGCCGGCGCGAGCGGCTACGTCGTGAAGGACGCCGCGAGCACGGAGCTGCTGGACGCGCTGCGCGCCGTGGCGGCGGGGCGCGTGTACGTGCGGCCGTCGGCCGCGCACGTGCTGGCCGCGGGCTGGACGCGCCGCGCGCAGCAGGACGCGACGCGCGCGCGCTACGAGTCGCTCTCCGAGCGCGAGCGCGCGGTGTTCATCCTCATCGCGCAGGGCTACACGCCGTCGCAGATCGGCGAGCGGCTGCACATCAGCGCCAAGACCGCGGACACGTACCGCCGCCGCATCAACGACAAGCTGGGGTTCAGCGAGCGGGCGGACTACGTGCGCCACGCGCTGGAGCTGGGGCTGCTGACGTCCTCGGGCGAGACGCCGCCGGCCGTGCGATAGGCTCGGGCCGCGCGCGCGAGATCGTCGGGCGTGTTGACGCTCGCCAGCAGCGTGCGCGGATCGCCCAGCGCGGCGAGCGCCGTTCCGCCGAGCATCACGGCGCCGACCGCCCCGCCCAGCGCCGCGGCGCGGCGCTCGCCCGCGCGCAGCAGCGCCTCCGCCTCGCGGACGCACGCGGCGTCGTAGTACGCGCACAGCGGCTCGGCGTGGCCGTCGGGGTGAAGCGAGAGGGCAGCGCGCGCGCCGGCGCGGCCGAGCGCGAGCAGCGCGTCCAGCAGCGCCGGTGTGACGAAGGGCATGTCCCAGGCGACGACGAGGACCGGCGCGCGCGCGTGCCAGAGCGCGGCGTGCAGGCCGCCCAGCGCGCCCATGTCGCGATGGACGTCGCCGACGACGCGGACGCCGGGCAGCCAGTCGCCGGCGTCGGGCGCGTGGGCGACGAGGAGCAGCGGGTCGCACGCCGCGCGGAGCGCCGCCGCGACGCGGTCCACGATGCGGGCGCCGCCGAGCGTCTCCAGCCCCTTGGGCCGGCCGCCGAAGCGCGACGCGCGGCCGCCGGCGAGGATCACGCCGGTGGGCCGCGGTGCGCGCTCGTCACGGGGCTCGCGGTGGGCCATGGGGCGGATGGCAGGGGCTTCATGACGCCGGGGGCGGCCGACGTCCGGACGGGAGCAAGCTGGCGCCGGGGCGCGGCGCGTCAATCGTGCGGCCGGCCGCGCGCGCGATAGATTGGCCCCCAACGGTCGCGCGGCCCCTCGCCGAGGCCGCTCCTCCCTCCGCCGTCCCTCCCTCCGCATGGCCAAGCGCGTCCTCATCGTCGAGAGTCGACCCGCCGCGGCGGACGAGATCGCGGCGCGCCTGTCGCGTCTGGGCTACGCGGTGGAGGCGGTCGCGGACACGGTGGCGCGCGCGGCGTCGCTCGCGGCCGAGCGCGTGCCGGACGTCGCGGTCGTCGGCGGGGAGCTCGGCGATCCGGTGGACGGCCCGTCGGCGGCGGCGGCGATCCGCCTGGCGCGTCCGATGCCGGTCGTGCGCCTGCTGGGGGCCGATGCCGCGGTGGAGGCGGCGGGGCGCGAGGACGCGGCCCTTCCCGGCCCGCTGGACCTCGTGCTGCCGTGCACCGACCGCGAGCTGCGCACGACGCTGGAGCTCGCGCTCTGCCAGTACCACGGCGCGCGCGCGACGCACGACCTGGAGCGCTTCTTCGCCGTGTCGCAGGACATGTTCTGCTTCCTGGACTTCAGCGGCTACTTCCGCCGGCTCAACCCGGCCTGGGAGCGCACCCTCGGCTGGACGCGCGAGGAGATGATGGCGCGGCGGTTCATCGAGTTCGTGCACCCGGACGACCGCGAGCGCACGCTGCAGCAGAACGGCCAGGTGCGCGGCGGCGGCATGGCGCGCGGCTTCGAGAACCGCTACCTGTGCCGCGACGGCTCGTACCGCTGGCTGCTGTGGAACTCCGCGCCGTCGACCAACGACCGGACCATCTACGCCGTCGCCCGCGACATCACCGCGCGCCGGGCGGCGGAGGACGAGCGCGCGCGCCTGATCGCCGAGCTGCAGGCGTCGCTGGCGGAGGTGCAGACGCTGCAGGCCATCCTCCCCATCTGCTCGTACTGCCGCCGCATCCGCGACGACAAGAACTACTGGGACTCGGTGGAGAGCTACCTCGCGCGGCACACGCGCACGCGCTTCAGCCACGGCATCTGCCCGCACTGCATGGCGACCGAGGTCGAGCCGCAGCTCGCGAAGCTGGAACGGGAGTGACCGTGCGGCGTCAGGCCGGCGGCGCGCCGCCGACCGAGCGCGCGATGCTGATGCGCACGCTCTTGGAGGTCGGCGTGTTGCTGCGGCGCGCGGTGCTGCGCACGGGCACCAGCGCGTTGCCTTCGGGGAAGTAGGTCGCGGTGCAGCGGCGCGGGATGGCGTACGGCACGACGAGCCAGTGCGGCGCGGTGCGCGTCTCGCCCGCGAAGTGGCTCGTGAGGTCCACGAGGTCGCCCTGCGCGAGCCCCGCGTCCGCCATGTCGTCGCGGTTCATGAAGACCACGCGCCGGCCGCCGAAGACGCCACGGTAGCGGTCGTCGAGGCCGTAGACGACCGTGTTGAACTGGTCGTGCGTGCGGATGGTCATCATCAGGTACTGGCCCGCGGGCAGGTCGTGCCGCGGGATGTCGTGTACGGTGAACCTCGCCCTGCCGATGCCGTTGTTGAACTTCCGCTCGTCGCGCACGGCGTTGTACAGGTACCACGGCCCGCGGCGGATCCGCGCGTTGAAGTCGTCGAAGCCGGGGACGACGCGCGCGATGTGGTCGCGCACGCGGTCGTAGTCGTCGGCCAGCGCGCTCCACGCCACCGTCGTGCGGTCGCCGAGCGTCGCCTGCGCGAGGCGGGCGACGATGCGCGGCTCGCTCAGCAGCTGCTCGCTCGCGGGCGGCAGCACGCCGCGCGACGGGTTGACGATCCCCATGGAGTCCTCGACGGTCACGAACTGCTCGCCGCCGGGCCGCACGTCGTGCTCGCTGCGATCGAGGCAGGGGAGGATCAGCGCCTGCCGGCCGGTGACGAGGTGCGCGCGATTGAGCTTGGTCGCCACGTGCGCGGTGAGCCGGCAGCGGCGCAGCGCCTCCGCGGTGAAGCCGGTGTCCGGCGTCGCGG
This is a stretch of genomic DNA from Roseisolibacter agri. It encodes these proteins:
- a CDS encoding response regulator transcription factor, producing MTAGATARIRVVLADDHGVVRLGLRTLLSAAPDVEVVGEASDGHEVLVLCERLAPDIVVMDLSMSGMDGVTATRELARRRGPAGTTPRVLVLTMHDEEEYLIPLLEAGASGYVVKDAASTELLDALRAVAAGRVYVRPSAAHVLAAGWTRRAQQDATRARYESLSERERAVFILIAQGYTPSQIGERLHISAKTADTYRRRINDKLGFSERADYVRHALELGLLTSSGETPPAVR
- a CDS encoding molybdenum cofactor guanylyltransferase, which gives rise to MAHREPRDERAPRPTGVILAGGRASRFGGRPKGLETLGGARIVDRVAAALRAACDPLLLVAHAPDAGDWLPGVRVVGDVHRDMGALGGLHAALWHARAPVLVVAWDMPFVTPALLDALLALGRAGARAALSLHPDGHAEPLCAYYDAACVREAEALLRAGERRAAALGGAVGAVMLGGTALAALGDPRTLLASVNTPDDLARAARAYRTAGGVSPEDVSSPSSSAWRT
- a CDS encoding PAS domain S-box protein; this encodes MAKRVLIVESRPAAADEIAARLSRLGYAVEAVADTVARAASLAAERVPDVAVVGGELGDPVDGPSAAAAIRLARPMPVVRLLGADAAVEAAGREDAALPGPLDLVLPCTDRELRTTLELALCQYHGARATHDLERFFAVSQDMFCFLDFSGYFRRLNPAWERTLGWTREEMMARRFIEFVHPDDRERTLQQNGQVRGGGMARGFENRYLCRDGSYRWLLWNSAPSTNDRTIYAVARDITARRAAEDERARLIAELQASLAEVQTLQAILPICSYCRRIRDDKNYWDSVESYLARHTRTRFSHGICPHCMATEVEPQLAKLERE